One Flavobacterium cerinum genomic window, TATTTTTTAGAGTCGTAATGGTGATCATCATAATTATTGGTGGTATCATCATCATCATCGGAAGAAAACCAATTCCGGAACCGATTTGTATCGTATGCGGTAGAAACCTGTTTACCTTTTTAGGAATCGCAGAAATAGTATTGGGAGCGATAGCCCTTAATCTTCACAACAAAATCATCAATCCTAAAATCAGTCAGGGACGTTAATCTGTTCTGAAAAGGAAACAATCAAAAAACGAACACAATCAAGCAATGGCGGGATCCGAAAAGCCCGGAACAGAGTAGGAAATTATCAATCAAAACAATCAAACACTATGGGAACATTCACACCTATGCCGGATGAAACCGAATTCATGAACGTTATCTTAGGAGACGTATTTCGAAAATTAACCAACGGAGGCGATCCGAAAATGCTGGGTCCTAATAATTTTGTAGCCTGGGAACCGGTTGCCTCTGTAATTGACAAAACTGCTTTTGAATATGCCCATAAAGGGTTTACCGGAGCTGCCCCGAAAATTGAGGGAATGACTGACGAAGAATATACCGATCTTCGAAACGAAAAAAAATATTCAGCCTATGCCCATGCTGAGGAGTTTGCCCGCTTAGTGGATCAGATTCCGAGCAATATTCCGGAAAAAGATAAAGACGGAAGCCGAAAATTCACCATTTTCAGCGCTGAAAACGACCATACCGTATCCAATGTATATAGTGATATTATGGAGTTTTGTGTAGTTAAAGATTCTAAAATCGATCCTAAAGTTGAGAAGAAACTGGAAAAGTTAAGAAATGAATTATTTACCATCAAAAAACTGAAAAATCCGGATTTCGATGACAGTGTGCCGGAACATGCGGATGATAATCCGAAGTATGTTTTCAACACTTTCCCTTCGCCTAAATATGTAAAATACCTGGAATATGAAGCGCTTTTTTATGATGCCGATGATCGCTTGGCGGAACTGAAAAGACGTGTTGATCTTCAGGATCCGGATGCAATGGCCGAAATGACGATTTCCGGGAAAAATTATATCAAAAAGCGTGATGATGCTTTAAAAAGATGGGAATCGCTGGGTTATAAAGGTGCCGTTGAAAAAATCATGAACTATATCGATGAGATTGAAAGCAGTAATTTTATCACCGTAAAAAAACGATACGAATCGGAATTACTGGCAGCTAAAAGAACCGGATTGGGCGGTATGAATACGTACTATTATTCTGCTCCGCTACCGGCTACTACTTTGGCCAATTCAACGCAATGGGTAGACTATAAATTTACCAAATCCAGCTACGATTCTTCGTATAAAAACACCAAACACAGTTGGTCGGCTGCGGCTTCCTATCTGGGTGTTTTTGGCGGAACCGCCAGCGGATCACATCAAAAAATCGATTCCAGCTATAATTTCAATGATTTTGAAATGAGCTTTAAACTCGGAAAATGTTTTATTTCCCGACCATGGCTGGGAACTACCTTTATCAAATCGCGTTTCTGGAAATATTCGAAAACCGGACAAGATGTGGTTAACAACCAAATGGTTAGTGACGGAAACGGTCGCGGTTTAATGCCGGCTGTAACTACTGAGTTATATTTTATAACCGACCTGAAAATCGGATTTAAAAAAGGAAGTGATTCCTATAAAAAAGTAGAAAATCACGTAGGTGCCGGTGCCGGTGTTCATTTCGGATTATTCTCTATCGGCGGAAAATACGGTTACGACGATACCCGTGTCAATTCATCCGGAGAACGATCAGAACAGGGAATGGCTTCAAAAGGAATCTTACTGATCGGAAGAAAATGTAACATCCTTGATCTGTCGCCAAATCCACTACCGTCTATCAAAGAAGACGAATGGGTAGAAGTTAATTAATCCTTTTTATTCCAATCAATTCCAAATACCGGTTCCCGGTATTTGGAATTCCTTACTTTAAGCTACTTTACTATGAAATATTATACTGCCTTATTCCAGAAAATTAAGGAATATTATAAAACACAAAGTTCCAATTCCTCCGAAATGGCTTTGATATGTCCTTCTTTAAGGGTATATGAAAACGATGAAATCAAATTATTATTACCGCAAATTCTGTTGGACGATCCGCTAAAAGGAGAAGGACTACTCAAAAAACAGGATCTTTCCTTTCAACTTAATTCTTTACCGACATCGGATACGTTTTGGGATGTGAATCCGGCCAATACATTATTTACAGTCTACGGAAACCTTATCAATTCCGAACAAGGTTTAAATCCGGACAGCATTGCCACGGTAAACGAAACGGCGCAACAGGTTTTATATGATGCCAAAGGAAAAGCAACCAAAGAGAAAAAGGCCTATGACAAATACCTGGGCTTATACGAAACATTGGTTCGGGAATGGGAACAACATGTCGCTGCGTATGACGACGCTGCCTCTGAAGATGAAAAGCATATCTGGTTGGAAAAACTAAACGTAATTCTGCTAAAAAAAGAAAAGCTGGCTGTCGATCATAAATTGTTGGGCTATAAAAAATTAATTGAAGAAGCCATTAAACAACTAAACAGCAAAGACGGACTTGAAATTTTTCTGGCCAATCTGACCAATTCCAGAAATACAATGGAACTGTCGAAAAAAACTGGAATTCAATCATTAGAGTCCTATCATGATATCAACTTTGTTCCGTACGATTTTATGTCGAATGACAGCGGATGGATCAAACTCTCGATCGGAAAACAGGAACTGGATCAATTATATGAAACCGCTAAAAATGAAAAAGATGCCTTTCCGGATGAAGTGATTTCGATTGATTATGACGAACGAAACATTATCGGGATCGAACTGGAATTTTCGATTGTAACGATGCTCCGCAACTGGTTTTCGTTGCCTACACTTACCTCCGAATATTTTAAATGGAACGGTACGCAACCCATATCCGACGGACAAAGTATCAGCAATAATTTCTTATTACCGGCTTTTCCTAAAAAACTTATCCTGATAAAAAATCTGAAAATCAATATTGATCCCAGTATTTCGGAAACAGTTGTAAATAATATTGATCAACTAATTCATTTTGGTCCGATCATTATGAAAAATCAATTGTTTACCAATGCCAATACCAATGTTCGCTTTATCAAAGCCATTAAAAACAAGGAAACGTTAGAGTCCAACAATGTTAAATACTACAGTACAAAAACGGAACAAAACGACTCCAATATGTTGGAACCGACACCCGTTACGACACCACCGATCAAACCGATCGCATCGGCTCCGATTTATAAGGCAATGGACAGTATTAAACAACCCTGGATCAAAACAACAATGGCACCTACAATCAAGATGATGCCGATTATTAATCCGACACCTACACCAACACCCGCTCCGCAGGTACCCAATGCAATTTTGGGAATCAAACGTTTCATCCGTACCAATCCGATTTTGTTTCCGCCGGTCATCACCACACCGACTCCGGTTAAAACACTAGCCACTGTCGTTTTAACTATTACGGATTCGGTTTCGAAACAAAATGTTTATAAATCGGAAATATCCGTTATCGGTACAAACAATACCATTTTTAAAGAGATTGAATCGGATAAAAACGGAGCCATCGAATTCCAGCTTCCGGTGGGCAACTACAAAGTCAAAGTTAAAAAAGACGGTTATAAAGTTTTTGAAAGCGAACTAAAAATTGAAAATCTGATTACCGTAACCCGGGAATATGCACTGGCTCCGGAATCGGTTACCTACGACAGTTTTTTCCTGATCGGTATGATCTGCGAAAAATTACCGCAAATTCCTAAAATAGTTTGATCATGAAAACAATACAACTCCATGTCAAAGCACCTGAAGTAATCACCTTAACCGAAATGCTCCTGAAAATGGGGTATTCGGTTACGGTTTCCAATGTGTTTACGACAGCAGTGGACGAAGCTGTAAAAAGCTTCCAAAGTCAGCATAATTTGGTTGTGGACGGGATCGTTGGTATTAAAACCTGGTCCCGTCTGTTTGAAAAAAACAGCCAGTTAATCCAGCATAACGATAAATTGCTATCCGAACAGGATCTGATTGATTTTGCAAACGAATTTCAACTCGAACTTGCCGCTATAAAAGCCGTAAATGAAGTGGAAAGCAGCGGAAAAGGGTTTCTGATCGACGGACGTCCCAAGATCTTATTTGAGGGGCATATTTTCTGGCAGGAACTGGAACGCCGGAACCTAGAACCGGAACAATATACAAATCCGGAAAATCAGGACATTCTGTATAAGAAATGGACGAAGAAATATTATCTGGGCGGACAAAAAGAATACGACCGGCTGCAAAGAGCAATCCGTCTGGTTCCAGGACTAAACCTGACGGATGCCGCCAATGCTGCTGCCTCATGGGGTGTATTTCAAATCATGGGCTTTAATGCCATTCCGATCGGATATGACAGTATTGACAGCTTTGTCGGAAAAATGTATCTCGACGAACGGGAACATCTTTTTGCTTTCGGTCGTTTCCTTAAAAAAAATAATCTGGTTGTTTTGTTACAAAATAATGATTGGGCCACTTTTGCCTATCGCTATAACGGCGAAGGTTATAAAGTCAACAAATATGACGAAAAGTTAGCCCGGGCTTATCAAAAATACTCCGCCTGATCTTACGAAAAGGCTTTAGCATCCTCTCTTCCCCGTATCGGAAAATAGTGTCCACTATACACAGACAATTTTATTTTTCATGGCGTATAACACCAGGCCGATACGGGTTTTTATTTCCAGTTTCTGAAACAGGTTTTCACGATAACCGTCCACCGTTTTCGGACTCAGACACATTTCATCGGCAATTTCGCGATAGGTCATTTCCGTACAGGCCAAACGGATAAATTCAAGTTCCCGTTCCTTTAAGCTGGTTTTATTTCCGGCTTCCAGTTTATTGATCAAAACACCGGAAACCATTTCCGTATAAAAATAACCGGTTTCATGTACTTTTAATAAAGCCTCCCGAAATACGTTCGGATGCGTATCTTTTAGCAGATAACCACTGGCTCCGCTACTGATCATTTTAATGATTGTATCTTCATCATCATTCACCGACAATGCCAATACGCGCAAGCCGGGGTAATTATCTTTAAGGCGTTTCATTGTTTCTACGCCATCCATAACCGGCATATTGACATCGAGTAATACCAAATCCGGTAGTTCGTCCATAGCGATTAATCCGGTGAGGAAATCTTTTCCGTTGTTGTAATTTCCGGAAACCATAAACTCTTTAAAGCTGTTAATCAGAAACGATAACGACTGGGAAAAGAGCAAATGATCATCAACAATTACAATTTTTATTTTATTCATAGTAGTAAGGGGAATTTTTTAGTCTTTGGGGATTTTTTGCAACGGATATACAATCCGGATCCGGGTTCCTTCATTTTGCCGGGACGAAACCGAAAAAGCGGCACCGATTAGTTTGGCCCGCGTATTCATATTTGCCAATCCGGAACCTTTGGTCACCGTAGCATTATTAAAACCGATACCGGAATCCGTTACTTCGATAATACAATCGGCTGTATTAAAATGGATATCGACATCAATCGTTTTACTATGCGAATATTTCAGGGCATTCGTAATCGCTTCCTGTAATATCCTATAAATGATCACTTCATGTTGCGGATCGATAAGTTGTTCCGTTCCGCTAACATTGAGATTACCGTTAATTATTTTAAGCTTTGTAATACGATTCAGATCTTCCTTAACCGCATCAATAAAACCCGATTGTAGTTCGACATCACCGTTGATCAGTTTTGCAACCATTCGGATTTCGTCGAGCGATTTACTAACGAGCTTACGTACCTCATCCATTTCATTTTTACTATCCGAATCCGTTTTGGCCACCATCAGATTTAACTGCATTACGGCTACTGATAAAATCTGTCCGATATTATCGTGTAATTCGCGACTTATGTTGGACAGTGTTTGTTCCTTAATTTCGATTCGGGATTTAGCCAACTCCGAATTAAAAAACAACTCTGCTTCCATTTTATCCATCAGGAACTTCGACTTTTTCTTCTGAAAATACAGGAAAAGGACCAGTAATGTGCCCAATAACGTAAAAAGCACAATACTAAATGAAATGATCAATAATGGTATCTCTTTTTGCTCCATATAAAACCAAAGATAAAACTGGTGTTCATTAATACGTTTAAAAAGAAAATGACCAAACTATAAGTCGTTTCATGGATTCCGGACAAAAACCACCGTAAAGAGAGCATAAAAGGTAAAAAAGGAACATAAAAAAGTAATATTCCCAATACAAACCAGAAAAAAATGGTGTCTTTTAAGGATAATATCAGAGTTGAATTAAACAATTCCATCAGGTAGAGACAACTTAGTATTAAGATCATGACTACACCTATGGCGAAATTGTTGAAGCAAACTTCTTCCACTACATCCTGGAAAAAAATCAGATTCAGAAATACTGACAGTACAAAGAGTGCAAAACATACATTGGCAATCTGCTTGTTTTTAGTCAGTTGAAAAATGGATTTTAAAAACAGTATATAATAGGGCAGGATAATAAACATATAGATATTGAAAACCATATAGTTAACCTGTCCGGTAATTTGCGTATAAAAAATTCCGATCAGCTCTGTTATTGCTGAAAGCCAAATGGATAGTACAAAAAATTTTGCCTTATTATTAGGAAGCTTGTACCAGTAGATAATGCCAAACATTCCGGATAATAAGGCTAGAAACACAGTATATAATCTTAGATCTGCCAACATTTTTTATCCACCGTAATTGAGTTTTGGAGGATTTCCCATTGATCCGAAATTTAAAGGTTCAATTTCGGTTAAATCCAATGAATTACCTTGTAAAATAACTCCGCGGTCTACCACTTCATTAATAGCGGTTCCGGTTGGTGATAAAAATACTGTCGTATAACCGGCGTTTTTTTCCGCTGTTTCCGGGTAAACCCCCAGATAAATACGGATTCCGTTTACTGAAAGTCCTTTTCCGGCAGCTGTATCTTTCACATAAGCGATATAACGTTCCAGCTCTTCTATAGAAAACCAAAAAGCATTAGCATCTTCCATTGCTGTTTTTTCGGCTAGAATAGCACCTCTTTTTTCATTGTAATTTTTGTTCAACTCTTTCCCTATTTCAAGAGAAATTAATTGAGTAGGTTTAACCATTGTGTTCATTTTTAGATGGATTATTGATTTAAGGACAAAATTATAGTGCAACTACAGCAGTTACAAGGGGAAAATTCCCCTTTTTAACTAACTATATTTCACTATATAGCTTCGAAAACGCTTCTATTTCAAAGAAAATACAAAATTAATCATAAAATAACGATTCGCTCTATTTATATTTTCCTATTTTTTTAACGAAACTATTATTTTATCAATATTGATCCACAATGGTTCTGAAAGTAAGGTTTACCCGTGGTCGTAGTACTTTGGTTGTGGGCGGTAACCGGTGTAACCAATGGGTTTGCGTAGTGCCTTGCATAACCAGTAAACTACCGGCCTCCAACTGTAAAGCAATCATCGCTTTGGTGTTTTTATGCTTAAAGGCAAACTTCCGTTCGGCTCCGAAACTCAATGAAGCAATCACAGTATTAACGCCAAGTGATTTTTCATTATCGCTATGCCAGGCCATACCTTCCTGTCCGTCATGATAAAGATTTAGTAGACAAGAATTAAAAACGGTTCCGGTCAGCTCTTCTGCTTTTTGTTTCAGAGCCAATAATTCCGGAGTCCAGGGTAAAGCTTTTTTAGTCGTATTCGAATACGTATATAAATAAGGATGATCACCATACCAGGCGACTTTTCTTTTGGTTTGGATCAGTTTCCCGAAAACGATCGCTTCGTCATTACGCCATTCAATCGTTTCCATTAACCGGTCATAATAATATTGTGCTTCCCGACTGTTAACTATCCGGCCATGATAATACACCTCTCCATCATAAGGTAATCTGTTTTCGATTTCTCCGGTACTGAATAAGTCCATTATAACTGTTGTTTTGATTTCCAATCCTGATATTCGTTTCGCATACAATGTCCGCAAGGTCTGTACCCCATTACTTCCGCTTCTTGTCGCGATGTAAAAAATACCCGGTTTACTTTTTTCATTCGTTTACCGGATGTACAATGTAGCAATCCGAATATTTTCAGCTTTTTATTCCCTCCAAATGTAATACTTTGCTTTCTGATATGCTGATGTAATTCCGAATCGGAAAGCTGATTATGTAGCCACATCCTCTTTAACTGATTGCATCGTGAAAAATAATTCCCATCGTATAACGATTACCACTCCGTACTTCACTTACACCGTGCTTCATTCCTACGCGGTAATATCCTTTTGTACCTCGTACCGGTCGGAAGTTGGTTGTAAAAATCAGAATATCACCTCGCTTCGGTTGTAATACGATTGCTTTAGACTGTGCCCGCGGGACTTGTTCGGTCAGTACAAATTCACCGCCGGTATAGGCTTCTCCGGTTTCATTCAGAAACAACACCATTTGGATCGGGAAATACACCTCTCCATATAAATCCTGATGTAAAGTATTAAAACCGCCTTTCGTATAATTCAGAATCAGTGCAGTGGGTTTCAGCTGATTGTTGTCTTTGCAAAGCTCCAGTAATTCCTGATGTTTTTCCGGATATCGGGTATCGATATGCAAAGCTTTCATCCATAAATTAGCGATCGGCACCAATTTTTCATACACTTCAGATCGCAGCTGCTGAATAAGATCCGGCAGCGGATAATCAAAGTATTTATATTCTCCTTTTCCAAAGCGATACCGTTCCATTACTACGGTTTTACGATATAAACCGGACTCATTATATTGATCAATCAAAGTATTGCAAATGGTTTCCGGTACTATATCCGATAATACAACATATCCTTTTTCATGCATTGTTCCGGCCACCTGATCCCAATCGATAGTCTTCAAACGTTCTGATACAGTCTCCATTATTGATTCAATAAAATTTCAGACTGACAAGCTTCCCAACCGATAATTGCTTTTTTTCGCGCACTTCCCCAGTGGTATTCCCCGATCATTCCCGTAGCTTGTATTACTCTATGGCAAGGAATCAGAAAAGCGACCGGATTATTCCCGATAGCGGTTCCTACGGCGCGCGATGCTTTTGGTTTTGCAATACTTTTGGCAATATCACCATATGTTGCAAGTTGTCCCATCGGAATTTTCAACAAGGTCTCCCATACTTTTAACTGAAAATCCGTTCCGCGTAAGTGCAATTTAATGTGTCGCGGTTGACTCCAATCGTTTTCAAAAAAAGACAATACTTCCTGCTGATACATGTCGCTCGCCGATTGAATTGCTGCATTCGGAAATTCTTTTTCCAGTTCTTGCAGAGCTATTTCCTGATCATCAGCAAAAACAAGTCGGCATATCCCTTTTTTTGTTGAAGCCAGTAATAATTTTCCGAACGGGCTTTCAGCAAAACTATAATTGATTTCCAATTGTTCGCCACCGTTTTTATAATCACCCGGTGTCATTCCTTCAATATTTACAAACAGATCATGTAATCGTCCGGTTCCGGATAATCCGGTTTCAAATGCAGCCTCAGAAAGGGTTAACTGATTTGATTTCAGCATTTTTTTAGCGTGTTCTACCGTCAGATACTGTAAAAATTTCTTCGGACTCACTCCGGCCCACTCCGTAAATATTTTTTGAAAATGAAACGGGCTTACGTGAACGAAAGCGGCTACGTCTTCCAACGACGGCTGTGTTTTAAAATTAGCGTACAGAAAATCGATCGCCTTAGCGATGCGATCAAACTGAAATTGTTCCTGTGTTTTCATTTTGTGATTCATAAAATTAACACAACAAAGTTAGCTTCAACGAAAATGGTTTCCGACCCGAAACTTGCTGATTTAGCCACATCAGATAGTGATTAAAATTACAAAATAATATACTTTCCCGACGATAAAAACAGCATTTTGAATTATCTTTGTGTGCTTAAACGACAAACTTCACAACTGATATGAAATTAGTTTTTGCATCCAACAACCGCAACAAAATTAAAGAAATCCAACAACTACTACCCGAGTCCATTCAGATTCTAAGTCTAAGTGATATCAATTGTGATGTCGATATTCCGGAAACCGCCGATACTATTGAAGGCAATGCCATTCTAAAAGCCAATTATGTAACGGAACATTATGGTTATAACTGTTTTGCCGACGACAGCGGATTGGAAGTTGACGCTTTAAACGGTGCTCCGGGAGTGATTTCGGCTCGTTATGCCGGCGATCATAAAAACGACAATGACAATATCGATAAGTTGCTTTCTGAAATGTCTGATCAGGACAATAGAAATGCTAATTTCAAAACGGTCATTGCCTTAAATCTGGACGGAACCCAACATCTGTTTACCGGAATTATAAACGGTACGATTATTCAGGAAAGAAGAGGTGAAAATGGTTTTGGTTATGATCCTGTATTTATTGCCGAACAAGATACCCGTACTTTTGCCGAACTGGAAATGGAAGAAAAATCCAGCATCAGTCACCGCGGAAAAGCCGTTAAACAATTGGTTGATTTTTTAAATCGTTAAAGACATAAAAGTGTGTTTTACAGAAACGTCATGGCAATATTATTCTGAAAATTCCTCCTAAAGTTTTCACAATTCTGAATTAAGTTTTTATATATCTGACGTTTAATTTTCGCTTTAAAGCCGCCAACAAGCACACTTAAACAATAAACACCTGAAAATCAATTACAAACAAAAACACAAATATCAAAAACATATTAGCATATCTCGTTAATTTACAGTAACTTTGCCCCCAATTTAAAAATAACGAATGAATAAATTTGAACAATTAGGATTGAATGAATCGCTACTGCTGGCGATTAAAGATCTAGGATTTGAAAATCCGTCGGAGGTACAGGAAAAGGCGATTCCCCTATTATTGGAAAAAGACACAGACATTGTTGCGTTGGCACAGACCGGGACAGGTAAGACAGCTGCGTTTGGTTTCCCGCTGATTCAAAAAATTGATGCTGAGAACAGAAATACTCAGGCTTTAATTTTATCGCCAACACGCGAACTTTGTTTACAGATCACCAATGAGATTAAACAATATTCAAAATACGTTAAAGGAATTCACACTGTAGCGGTTTATGGTGGTGCCAGCATTACCGAACAAGCTAAAGATGTAAAAAGAGGTGCTCAGATTATTGTAGCTACTCCAGGAAGAATGCAAGACATGATTAACAGAGGTATGGTTAACATTAAGAACATTAATTTCTGTGTTCTTGATGAGGCTGACGAGATGTTAAACATGGGATTTTATGATGATATCACTGCTATTTTATCCGATACCCCGGAAGATAAAAGTACCTGGTTGTTTTCTGCAACCATGCCACAGGAAGTAGCGCGAATTGCCCGTGAATTTATGAGAAAGCCACTTGAAATTACAGTGGGTCATAAAAATTCCGGTTCGCAAAACGTTTCTCACGAGTTTTATCTTGTTAATGCCCGTGACCGTTATGCTGCTTTAAAACGTTTAGCCGATGCAAATCCGGATATTTTCTCTGTGATTTTTTGCCGAACAAAACGCGATACTCAGGCTGTAGCTGAAAAATTAATTGAAGACGGATACAATGCTGCTGCTTTACACGGTGATTTGTCTCAGGCACAACGTGACAGCGTAATGAAATCATTCCGTGGTCGCCAGATTCAAATGCTTGTTGCAACTGACGTAGCTGCACGTGGTATTGACGTTGATGATATTACACACGTAATCAACTATCAGTTACCGGACGAAATCGAAACGTATACACACCGTTCAGGAAGAACCGGTCGTGCCGGAAAATCAGGAACTTCACTTGTAATTATTACTAAAAGTGAATTGCGTAAAATTTCACAGATCGAGCGTATCATCAAAACTAAATTTGAAGAGAAACCGATTCCTTCCGGAATTGAAATCTGCGAAATCCAGTTATTCCACTTAGCTAACAAAATCAAAGACGTTGAAGTAGATCACGAAATCGATTCTTACCTTCCGGCTATTTATGAGGTAATGAAAGACCTTACAAAAGAAGAGGTAATTAAGAAAATGGTTTCCGTTGAATTCAACCGTTTCATCAACTACTATAAAAAATCACGCGATTTATCAGCTCAAAATGCAGGAGAACGTCGCGAAGATGCCGGAAGTATCCCAACTGACGGAGCTGTTCGTTTCTTTATCAACATCGGGTCACGCGATAATTTTGACTGGATGACGTTAAAAGATTTCTTACGCGACACATTGGAACTAGGCCGTGATGATTTGTTTAAAGTAGATGTAAAAGAAGGTTTCTCCTTTTTCAATACGGATGCAGAACATGCTGACAAGGTAATGGACGTATTAAACAATATCCATTTAGAAGGTAGAAAAATCAACGTAGAAATTTCTAAAAACGACGGTGGTTCTAATAGCAGACGACGTGATCACAACGGACGTAGTGGTGGTGGCGACAGAGGCCGCTCTTCTTCTTTCCGAGGTGGTGACCGCGATCGCGACAGAGGTCCGAGAAAAGAACGTAGTTTTGGTGGCGGACGTTCCGAAAGAAAAGATGATTTCGGCGACAGACCGGCACGAAACGAAAGAAGATCAGACCGTTCTCCGCGTCGTTCAGAAGGTTCTTCGAACAACACTAGCGGAAGACGCCCGAGAAGAAGCTAATTCTTTTGTTAATTTTCTTCTAATATAAATTAAAAACTGCAAAATATCCCTTACTTTTAGACCAATCTAATAACCCGTATGAGATTTTTTGCAGTTTTTTTATTGACCTTACTTACATTAACCGGCTACGCTCAGGAAACCGAAACATCCACTACTGTTTCCGGAATTGTAGTAAATGCCACGACTTTACTTCCCAAAAGTAATGTCAACGTTGTTAACATCAATACCGTAAAAGGAACTACTTCCGGCGGTCACGGTGAATTCACTATTGAAGCCAAAGTAAACGACACCCTTCACTTTTCTTTTATCGGTTTCGAATCGATTAAGATTCGGGTCACAAATGACTGGATCAAAAATAAAAACACTAAAATCCGACTAACTGAAAAGGCATATGCACTGGAAGAAGTTGTGATTAACAAATATCAATTGACCGGTTACCTTGAAGTGGATACCAAGATTTTACCGTTAAATGAAAATTTCCGCTATCCTATCACCGGATTACCATACGGATATGAAGCCGGCGATCATTCACCAAACAAAATTAACCGCGTTTTAGGTTCACTCTTTAACCCTGCTGATTTACTGTATAATTTCTTCGGAAAAAAACCGAAAGAAATGAACAAGCTTAAGGAAATCAAAAAAGATGATGTAGTCAAAAACCTATTGGCTTCCAAATTCGACAAAGAGACACTCGCTTCTTTACTAGGTATTGATCCGAAAGAAATCAATGAAATTTTACAGCGTTGTAATTATTCCGAAACCTTTATCAAGACAGCAAATGACCTTCAAATCATGGAAGCAATCAGTAGCTGTTATGAAGATTATAAAATCTTAAAACGGAAGAAATAACCTCATTTATGAAAGAAACTTTAGCTAAAGCAAAACATTATTCAAAATGGCTTTGGCTGCTACTTTTTTCGTATTT contains:
- a CDS encoding N-acetylmuramidase domain-containing protein yields the protein MKTIQLHVKAPEVITLTEMLLKMGYSVTVSNVFTTAVDEAVKSFQSQHNLVVDGIVGIKTWSRLFEKNSQLIQHNDKLLSEQDLIDFANEFQLELAAIKAVNEVESSGKGFLIDGRPKILFEGHIFWQELERRNLEPEQYTNPENQDILYKKWTKKYYLGGQKEYDRLQRAIRLVPGLNLTDAANAAASWGVFQIMGFNAIPIGYDSIDSFVGKMYLDEREHLFAFGRFLKKNNLVVLLQNNDWATFAYRYNGEGYKVNKYDEKLARAYQKYSA
- a CDS encoding Ada metal-binding domain-containing protein, with amino-acid sequence MWLHNQLSDSELHQHIRKQSITFGGNKKLKIFGLLHCTSGKRMKKVNRVFFTSRQEAEVMGYRPCGHCMRNEYQDWKSKQQL
- a CDS encoding carboxypeptidase-like regulatory domain-containing protein, with product MKYYTALFQKIKEYYKTQSSNSSEMALICPSLRVYENDEIKLLLPQILLDDPLKGEGLLKKQDLSFQLNSLPTSDTFWDVNPANTLFTVYGNLINSEQGLNPDSIATVNETAQQVLYDAKGKATKEKKAYDKYLGLYETLVREWEQHVAAYDDAASEDEKHIWLEKLNVILLKKEKLAVDHKLLGYKKLIEEAIKQLNSKDGLEIFLANLTNSRNTMELSKKTGIQSLESYHDINFVPYDFMSNDSGWIKLSIGKQELDQLYETAKNEKDAFPDEVISIDYDERNIIGIELEFSIVTMLRNWFSLPTLTSEYFKWNGTQPISDGQSISNNFLLPAFPKKLILIKNLKINIDPSISETVVNNIDQLIHFGPIIMKNQLFTNANTNVRFIKAIKNKETLESNNVKYYSTKTEQNDSNMLEPTPVTTPPIKPIASAPIYKAMDSIKQPWIKTTMAPTIKMMPIINPTPTPTPAPQVPNAILGIKRFIRTNPILFPPVITTPTPVKTLATVVLTITDSVSKQNVYKSEISVIGTNNTIFKEIESDKNGAIEFQLPVGNYKVKVKKDGYKVFESELKIENLITVTREYALAPESVTYDSFFLIGMICEKLPQIPKIV
- a CDS encoding alpha-ketoglutarate-dependent dioxygenase AlkB family protein, which produces MDLFSTGEIENRLPYDGEVYYHGRIVNSREAQYYYDRLMETIEWRNDEAIVFGKLIQTKRKVAWYGDHPYLYTYSNTTKKALPWTPELLALKQKAEELTGTVFNSCLLNLYHDGQEGMAWHSDNEKSLGVNTVIASLSFGAERKFAFKHKNTKAMIALQLEAGSLLVMQGTTQTHWLHRLPPTTKVLRPRVNLTFRTIVDQY
- a CDS encoding sensor histidine kinase, whose product is MEQKEIPLLIISFSIVLFTLLGTLLVLFLYFQKKKSKFLMDKMEAELFFNSELAKSRIEIKEQTLSNISRELHDNIGQILSVAVMQLNLMVAKTDSDSKNEMDEVRKLVSKSLDEIRMVAKLINGDVELQSGFIDAVKEDLNRITKLKIINGNLNVSGTEQLIDPQHEVIIYRILQEAITNALKYSHSKTIDVDIHFNTADCIIEVTDSGIGFNNATVTKGSGLANMNTRAKLIGAAFSVSSRQNEGTRIRIVYPLQKIPKD
- a CDS encoding 2OG-Fe(II) oxygenase, with the translated sequence METVSERLKTIDWDQVAGTMHEKGYVVLSDIVPETICNTLIDQYNESGLYRKTVVMERYRFGKGEYKYFDYPLPDLIQQLRSEVYEKLVPIANLWMKALHIDTRYPEKHQELLELCKDNNQLKPTALILNYTKGGFNTLHQDLYGEVYFPIQMVLFLNETGEAYTGGEFVLTEQVPRAQSKAIVLQPKRGDILIFTTNFRPVRGTKGYYRVGMKHGVSEVRSGNRYTMGIIFHDAIS
- a CDS encoding response regulator transcription factor, whose product is MNKIKIVIVDDHLLFSQSLSFLINSFKEFMVSGNYNNGKDFLTGLIAMDELPDLVLLDVNMPVMDGVETMKRLKDNYPGLRVLALSVNDDEDTIIKMISSGASGYLLKDTHPNVFREALLKVHETGYFYTEMVSGVLINKLEAGNKTSLKERELEFIRLACTEMTYREIADEMCLSPKTVDGYRENLFQKLEIKTRIGLVLYAMKNKIVCV